A genome region from Musa acuminata AAA Group cultivar baxijiao chromosome BXJ3-5, Cavendish_Baxijiao_AAA, whole genome shotgun sequence includes the following:
- the LOC103984849 gene encoding GATA transcription factor 4-like: MAPEWEMAMMGIGACYSISSAAVSPLPSTSATPTSPAYLYGPVPPTADAGLCVDDLLDFSHHDLFPPVATDTLFYATTTVEPSLTTGGSTLSEETFSVFRSQQASSDLYIPHCEDAAELEWLSKFVEDSFSDVPYETGAGIITPRVEQSANGPGARSKRSSAATGAVAAEAWSSMVAPLQPPAQNSPSSSSSSSSSEFSMPKPKGNGGDNINRSNRGKKGVSGGGRSAGMEGGAARRCTHCASEKTPQWRTGPLGPKTLCNACGVRYKSGRLVAEYRPAASPTFVLTQHSNSHRKVMELRRQKELLLRRHHQENHPSSSAQPELLLGDYGAC; this comes from the exons ATGGCTCCGGAGTGGGAGATGGCAATGATGGGAATTGGAGCTTGCTATTCTATAAGCTCAGCGGCTGTTTCACCACTTCCCAGCACCAGCGCTACTCCCACTTCGCCTGCTTACCTCTACGGTCCAGTTCCGCCCACCGCCGACGCCGGTCTCTGCGTCGATGACCTCCTCGACTTCTCCCATCATGATCTCTTCCCTCCTGTTGCCACCGACACCCTTTTCTACGCTACCACGACGGTGGAGCCGTCGTTGACCACCGGGGGCAGTACGCTATCAGAGGAGACGTTCTCTGTTTTCCGATCTCAGCAGGCCTCCTCCGACCTTTACATTCCA CACTGCGAGGACGCAGCAGAGCTGGAGTGGCTGTCCAAGTTTGTGGAGGATTCCTTCTCCGACGTGCCTTACGAGACCGGCGCGGGCATAATAACGCCTCGGGTGGAGCAGTCGGCCAACGGCCCTGGAGCTCGGAGCAAGCGCTCGAGCGCCGCTACTGGTGCGGTAGCGGCCGAAGCTTGGTCCTCAATGGTGGCGCCATTACAGCCACCAGCTCAGAACTcgccttcgtcttcgtcttcttcgTCCTCCTCCGAGTTCTCGATGCCCAAGCCAAAGGGGAACGGTGGCGACAACATCAATAGGAGCAACAGAGGAAAGAAGGGCGTTAGCGGAGGAGGAAGAAGCGCGGGGATGGAAGGCGGGGCGGCGCGGCGATGCACGCACTGCGCGTCGGAGAAGACGCCGCAGTGGCGGACGGGGCCGCTGGGGCCCAAGACGCTGTGCAACGCATGCGGGGTGAGGTACAAGTCCGGGAGGCTCGTGGCGGAATACCGCCCGGCGGCAAGCCCCACCTTTGTTCTCACGCAGCACTCCAACTCCCACCGCAAGGTGATGGAGCTCCGCCGCCAGAAGGAGCTGCTGCTCCGTCGCCATCACCAGGAGAACCACCCCTCCTCTTCCGCTCAGCCGGAGCTGCTGTTAGGCGACTACGGGGCTTGCTAA